AGCGTCACCCAGGGCCGCGGCGCCGGCCTGATCTCCGTGCTCGGCGTGCACACCGGCTCCATCGTGCACGTGGCCGCCGCGGCGCTCGGCATCAGCGCGCTGCTGGCCGCCTCCGCCACGGCGTTCACCGTCGTCAAGTACGTCGGCGTCGCCTACCTCGTCTGGCTCGGCGTGCGCAAGCTGATGCGGCGCGACGACGGCGGCGCGGAGCCGCTGGAGCCGCAGGCGCAGTCGAAGCGGCGGCTGTTCTGGCAGGGCTTCGTGGTGAACGTGCTCAACCCCAAGACCGCGATCTTCTTCCTGGCGTTCCTGCCGCAGTTCACCGACCCGGCCGCCGGGCCCGTCGGCCCGCAGATCCTGCTGCTCGGGCTGCTGTGGATGGTGCTCGGCATGGCCTCCGACGGCACGTACGCGATGCTCTCCTCCGCCCTGGCGGGGCGGGTGCGGGGCTCCTCGCGGGTCCGGCGGCGGCTGGACGTGGGCAGCGGGCTCGTGTACCTCGGGCTGGCCGCCTGGCTCACGACCGAGAAGGCATGACAAGCCAGGAAATTTCTGTCCCGTGATGCGATAGTGAAAACAAGCGCTGATCGGGGGGACGGCATCCTCGGGCGTCCCTCACAGGTTCCAAGGCGGCTCCCATGGACACGCCACCGCACCGCCTCGGGCCCGAGCGGGCCGCCGAGGTTCACTCGGGTCGCGACGACCTCGTCGGCGTGACCGGCTCGGGCTGGGCGATCGGCGCCGGCCTCGTGCTGACCGGCGCCGACGTGGTGGCGGCCGGAGCGCCCTGCCGGGTGCGGGCCGCGTCGTCGGAGCGCTGGGAGCCGGCCGAGGAGGTGTGGCGGGGACGCGGCGCGACCGCCGCGGCGCTGCTGCGGGTGCCCGGCGCCCCTGGCGGGACGTCCCCGGCATCGATCACGTGCGCTGGGCCCGCCCGGGCGGCGGCCGGCTGCGCTGCGCGGCCACCGCGTTCGCCGGGGCCCGCGACCCCAGGACGGTCGCCGGGACGGTGGACCCGCCGGCGGGCGGACCCGCCGGGGCGGTGGCCAAGGCGCTGCCCGTCACCGTGACGGCCGCGCCGCCGATCGCGCTGTGGGAGGGCCTGGCCGGGGCCGCGCTGCTCGCCGAGCCCGCCGGGCAGATCCTCGGGGTGGTCGTCGCCGGGCGCGACGGCTACGCGCGGCGGCGGCTCGACGTCGTCCCCGCCACGGCGCTGCTGGGCGACGAACGCTTCCGCGAGGTGGCCGGGGTGGCCCCGGGACGGCTGGAGACCGTCGCGGAGAACGACCCCGCCGTGGTGCTGCCGGAGCTGCTGGACCCGTGGCGGGCGGAGCTGCCGCCCGACCCCCCGGACTGGCGGCTGCTCGCGCCGCGGCACGCGGTAGTGCCGTTCCTCGGCCGCCAGGAGGAGCTGGCCCGGCTGCGGGAGTGGGCCGCCGGGCCCGCCGCGCTGTCGATCGCGGTGGTGAGCGGGCGCGACGGCACCGGACGCGGCCGGCTGGCCGGGCAGCTCTGCGGCGAGCTGGGGCGGGCCGGGTGGGACGCCGGGTTCCTGCCGCTGGACGCCGTCTGCGAGGTGCTGTGCGCGCACCCGGACGCCGGGCGGGTGCGGCTGGAGGCGCTGCGGCCGACGCTCGCCGTGGTGGAGCGGCCGGAGCCGTCCGCGCCGCTCGTGGGCGAGCTGGTGCGGCGGCTGGCCAGGCACGGGCACAACCCGCCGGTGCGGCTCCTGCTGGTGGTGCGGGAGCCGGGGGACGCCGGCTGGTGGCGGCGGCTGGACACGGCGGCGGGCGGCTGGCCGCGGCGGCTCGACCCGGCGCTCGTGCAGCTCAACGCCCGTCCCCTCACGCTGGACGAACGCCGCGAGCACGCGGGCGCGGCGATGAAGGCGTACGGGCCGAGCCGGGCCGCCCTGCCCCCGCCGCCGCCGCTCGACGACCCCGAGTTCGGGCTGCCGCTGCACGTGCACCTGGCGGCGCTGATGCGGCTGCGCGACGGCGGGGCCGGGACGGGCGAGGCCGGGGCCGGGCTGGTGGAGCGGTTCCTGGAGCGCGAGTTCCAGCAGTGGGCGCGGGCCTGGCCCGTCCCGGACGCGCCCTTGGAGGACGTGACGGCGTGGCAGGCGGTGGCGGTGCTCACGCTCACCGCGCCGGCGCTCGGCGAGCTGCCCGGCCTGCTGGCGGCCGTGCCCGGCCTGCGCGCCGGCGGGCTCGCCGGGCAGGCCGTGCACGTGGCGCGCTGGCTCGGCCGGGTCTTCCCCGGGGGCGAGCGGATGGCCCCGCTCGGCCCGGACGTCCTGGCCGAACGGCTGCTGGCCGGGACCGAGGGGCTGACCGGGCTGGTGCTGGCCCTGCACGACCACGAGACGCGGACGACGCGGCACCTGATCCGCATGCTGGACGTCCTCGCCACGGCGGCGACGGGCTCGGCCAGGGCCCGGGGGGCGCTGCGGGCGCTGCTGACGGAACGGCTCGGCCGGCTGGTCGCGGAGGCGGCCGCGACGCCCGCGACCCGGCTGGGTGACGCGGTGAACGCCGCGCTGGCGCTGCTCGCGGAGGACGCGCAGGTGGCCGAGGCGGCGGCCCGGCTGCCGCTCCGGCGCGGTGCGGCCGCGCTGGGGCGCGGGCGCTCCGGTGACGCTGGGCGAGCTGGCCGTGCGGCGGCTGCGCGCCGAGGCGGCGCGTCCGGGCGCGGCGGCCTCGGCGGCGCGCGCCCGCACCGCCGCGGCCCGTTCCGGGTCGGCGGCCTCGGCGGCGGGCCGGTGCGGCGGCCTCGGCGGCGGGCCCGGGTGGGCTGGCGGAGGCGTTGTCGGTGCTGGCGGGGCGGCTGGCGGCGGTCGGGCGGGTGGGCGAGGCGGTCGCGGCCGCCGCGGAGGCGGTGGAGATCTTCGCCGCCGCTCCCCCGTACGAGGCGGCGGCCGCGCGGGCGGAGGCCCTGTACCACCTGGGCTCCTGCCTGCTGCTGGCGGGCGAGCCGGGCGAGGCGGTCAAGCCCGCGCAGGAGGCGGCGGCCCGGTTCCGGCTCCTCGCCGAGGACGACCCCGGCGGGCCTGGGGCGGAGCTGGTCGCGGCGGCGCACTACAACCTGGCGTGCGCGCTGGCGGGGGCCGGTCGGGTGAAGGAGGCGATCGAGGCGTACACGGTCGCGGCGTCCGGCGACGGGAAGGGAATCGGTGACGGGAAGGGAATCGGTGACGGGAAGGGGAGCGGCGACGGGAAGGGAGGCGGCGACGGCGGGGAGGGAGCCGGCGAGGAGCTGAGCGACGTCCTGCGGGCCATGCCCCTGCCGCACCCGCCAGAGCCCGCCCGCTCCAGCGGGCCGCCCGGAGCGGCGCGCCCCGGCGAACCGCAGGTCGCGCGGCCTCCCGACGAACCGCAAGTCGCGCGGCCTCCCGACGAACCGCAAGTCGCGCGGCCTCCCGACGAACCGCAAGTCGCGCGGCCTCCCGACGAACCGCAGGTCGCACGGCGCTCCGGCGAGCGGCAAGGGGCGTCGCGTCCCGGGCGCTCGGCCCGGCACGCCGCGATGCCGTTGGCGGCCCCCGTCCCGGGGGACGCGGAGGCTCCGGCCGACCGACCCGACGCGACCGGCCCACCGGCGGTGGCCCCCGGCTCCCCTGTGCGGCGGCCGGAAGCGGCGGCCGTGCCCACAGCACCGGAAGCTCCGGGCAGCGGGACGAGGGCCCTGAGGGGCGGCCCAGAGGCTCCGGGCAGCGGAATCACGCCGCCGAGGGGCGGGCCAGGGACACCGGAGGGCGGGCCACGGACACCGGAGGGCGGGCCACGGACGGCGCAGGGCGAGCCACGGACACCGGAAGGCGGGCCAGGGACGCCGGAGGGCGGGCCGACCGCGCCGCGCGGCGGCGGGGCGGCTGGGGCGGCGGGTGGGCCGCGGGCGCTGGGGCCGTTCGAGGGGCTGGGGCCCGGGGCGGTGCCGGAGCTGGGCGGATGGCTGGCGGTGGCGGCGACCGCCGCCGTCAAGGACGTCTCCCCCGTGGACCGCGACCTCGCCGAACGCCTCCACCTGCTCGCCGCCCGCCTGCACCACCTCGGCCGGACGCGGGAGGCCGTCGCGCCGGCGGCCGAGGCGGTGGCGCGGCTGCGCGGCCTGGCGGGTGAGGAGCCGGGGCTCAGGTTGTCGCTGGCCGAGGCGTCCGGGCTGCTGGCGCGGCTGCACGCGGCCGGCGACGACCTGGACGCCGCCGCCCGTTCGGCCGCCGAGGCGGTGCGCGACCTGCGGGCCCTGACCGCGCTCGAACCCGCCGAGCACCGCCCCGCCCTGGTGCGGCAGCTCCTCGACCTCGGCGAGCTGCTGCTCCTCGACGACCGCCCGGAGGAGGCGCTGGGCCCGTTGCAGGAGGCCATGGCGGTGGCGGACGGCCGCGAGGCGCAGGCGAGGGGCCGGCGGCTGCTCGGCCTCTGCCTGGACGAGCTGGGACGGGCGGCCGACGCGCGGGCGCACCTGGAGCTGGCGGCCGAGCTGTACGACGTGCTGGGCGCGGAGGACCCCCACCACCGGCGGGACCTTCAGGAGGTGCGGGCCAGGCTCGGGCGCGGGCAGCCGCCGCCGGCGCGGGGCGGCGCGCGGCACTGGCTGCTCGCCCTGGCCGACCCGCCCTCGTCCGCCCGCGAGGGCGCGGCCGGGGAGGGCGCGGCCGGGGAGGCGGTGCGCAAGGCCGAGCAGGTGCTGGCCGAGTGCCGGACGGCGGTCGAGCGCGGCGACGGCGCGCCAGGCCCGGAGGTGGTGCACGCCTACCTCTCGGCCCAGGCGCTGCTGGCCCGCGCCTGGACGGACGCCGGGCGGGCCGCGGACGGGCTCGCGCTCGCCATGCAGGCCGCCGAGCTGCTGCAACGGCACGCCGTACCGGACCGCCCGCAGGCGGTGGTGGTCGGGCAGGTGGCGGCGGCGCTCGGGCGCGCGCTGGTCGGGCTGGGCCGGCACAAGGAGGCCGTCCCGCACCTGCTGACGGCGATCGAGGCGCACGGGCAGGCGGGGGCGAGCCCGGCGTCGGGGAAGGAGCTGGCCGAGCTGCTGGTGCTGGAGACGGTCGCGTTGTCGCACTCGGCCTGCCCGTCGGACGCGGAGGCGGCGGCCGACCGGCTGGTCCGGCTCCAGGCGGCGCTGGTGTCGGAGGGCATCCAGCCGCCGGCCGTCCTGGCCGGGGCGTTGCGGCTGCAGGGCGGCATCCGGTTCGGCAGGGGCGACGCGGAGGGGGCGCTCACCTCGGCGAACCGGGCCGTGGACGTCCTGGACACGGCAGGCGGCGGCGGCGCGCCCATGGTCAGGGGGGCGTGCCTGGAGCTGGCCGGGCTGTGCCTGGCCGAGCTGCACGAGGACGACGCCGCCCGGGCGAGGCTGGCCGAGGGCACCGCGCTCATGGCCGGGCTCATGGCCGGGCTCATGGCCGGGCCCATGGCCGGGCACGGTCAGCCGCCCGCCGGCCTGGCGGGCACGCACCTGCTGGCGCTCGTGCGGCTGGCTCGGCTGCGGGCCCGTGAGGAGGGCGCGGCGGCCGGCTGCGTGTTGTACGCGCGGATCCTGGAGACGCGCCCGCTCCCCCAGGGTGACGTCCTGCGCAGCCTGGTCGAGGACCTGGCGCGCTACGTCGGCGACCTGGCGGACGGCGCCGACCCGGCGGCGCTGGTGGCGCCGCTGGAGGCGTTCACCGGCGACCTCGAACGCCAGGTCCCGCTGACCGGCGAGCCCGAGCTGTACGACGAGTACGCCCGCTGCCTGTCCCGCCTGTCCGCGATCGCCGCCCAGGCCGGGGGGAGCGGCGAGGCGGCGGTGCGGGCGGCGCGGCTGGCGGTCCGCGTCCAGCGGGGCCTGGCGGCCGGGTCGCCGGCCCGGCGCGACCGGCTCGGCCTGGCGCTGGCCGCGCTCGCCCGGCTGGACCGCGCCGACCTCGCCGCCGCCGAGCAGGCGGTCATCGCCTTGGACGGCGACGGGCGCAACGGCAGGGAGTCGGCCGCCGTGCTCACGCTCTACGCCGCCGAGCTGCTGGAGCGCGGCCGGGCGGTGGAGTCGCTGGCGCACTGCGAGCACGCCGCCGACCTGTGCGACGAGCTGGACGACCCGGCCGTCGCCGCTGCCGCGTACGGGCAGCTCGGCGCGGCGCTCGCGGCCCTGGACCGGCCGCAGGCGGCGCTGGAGGCGATCACCTGGTCGCTCGCCGAGGTGGACCGGGCCAGGGAGCGGGGCCAGGAGCTGCCGCATGTCCGGGCCCAGGCCCTGCACGTGCGGGGGCGGGCGCTGCGGGCCCAGGGCAGGACGCAGGAGGCGCTGACCCACCTGGTGGAGGCCGTGCGGCTTTACACCCGGCTGTCCAGGCCGGCCGCCGCCGAGGCGGCCGCGACGGTCGCCGACGACCTGCTGGCGGCCGGGCGGGCGCGGGAGGCCGCCGAGTACGCCGCGATCGCCGCCGCGGGGCAGCGGGAGGACACGGTCAAGGGCGCGCTGGCCCTTCAGCGGCTGGCCAGGTGCCACCTGATGCTGGGCGAGCTGGCGGAGGCGAACGCGCTGGTGGAGCGGCTGATCCCGCTGGCCAGGCGGTCGCCCGGCGATCTGACGTACCGGGCGGTCCTGGCCGACTCGCTGGCGCAGAGCGCGGAGCTGCTGCCGCTGCTGCGGCTGGACGGCGGCGGCGAGGCCGAGGCGCGGGCCCGCGAGGCCGTCGCGACCTACGACGAGCTGCTGACGTCCGGCATGGACGCCGGGGCGCTGCACACCAGCCGGGCGGGCGCGTGCCTGGCGCTGGCGGCCGCGCTGCGCCTGCGCGGGCAGGCGGCGGAGGCGGTGCGGCCGCTGCGGGAGGCGGTCGGCGCGCTCGAACGGTTCGCGCCGGGCGACCCGCCGCTGTCCGGGCTGCTGGCGCGGGCGATGCTCATGCTGGGCGACGCGCTGATGGAGGCGGAGCGGCCGCTGGAGGCGGGCCTGGTCTTCCACCGCGCCACGCAGGTGACGCGGGACGTGCCGAGCCGGGCGGTGGCGCACGCCCGGCTCGGGTTCTGCCAGCAGGAGCTGGGCAGGGACGACGCCGCCGACGCGGCGCTGCGGGTCGCCGCCGGCCTGCTGGCCGAGCTGCTGGCTCCGCAGACGCGCCCCGAGGGCCCGGCGAGGGGTCGGGACGAGGGTCCGGCGGAGCGGCGGGACGAGGGCCTGGTGGAGCTGCTGCGCGAGGTGCTGCGCGGCCGGCTGCGGCTGCTGGAGCGGGCGGGCGGCAGGCGGGGCGAGGCGCGCCAGGTCGAGGCCGACCTGCGCGCGCTCACCCGCCCCGCCCGTTAGGGCTCCTGGGCCTGGACGGTCTCGCGGGCCCACCGGTAGTCCGCCTTACCGGCCGGGGAGCGGACCATCTCCGCGACGAACGCGTACGACCGCGGCACCTTGTACCCCGACAACGCCGCCCGGCAGTGCGCGTCCAGCTCCGCCGCGGTGAGCTCGACCCCGGGCCGCGGCTCGACGACCGCCGCCACCCGGTTGCCCCACCGCTCGTCCGGCACCCCGGTCACCACCGCGTCGAACACGCCGGGATGGCCCTTGAGCACCGCCTCGACCTCCTCGGGGAACACCTTCTCCCCGCCGGTGTTGATGCACTGCGAGCCGCGCCCGAACACGTTGACCGTCCCGTCCGGGTCGACGGTGGCGAGGTCGCCGGTGAGCAGCCAGCGGGTGCCCTGCTCGTCGGTGACGAACGTGCGGGCGGTCTTGTCCGGGTCGTTGTAGTAGCCGAACGCCACCCGTCCGGACCGGGCGACGGTGCCGAGCTGCCCGGAGCCGGGCTCGACCGGCCGGCCGGCCTCGTCCAGGACGGCCAGCCGGACCACGGAGTTCGGCTGGTAGCGCAGGCCCTTCTCCGGGGAGGACCCGGCGACGCCGGAGGCGGTGAAGCCGGACTCGGTGGAGCCGAAGTTGTCCAGGATCATGATGTTCGGCAGCAGCTCCTGGAGGCGGTCGCGCACCGCGCCCGACAGGATGGCGCCGGTCGAGCTGACGATGAACAACGACGAGACGTCGTAGGAGCCGGCGGCGAACGCCTCGGCCAGCGGGCGCGCCATGGCGTCGCCGGTGATGTTCATGGTGAACACGCGCTCGCGCTCAACCGTGCGCCAGACCTCGTCGGGGTCGAACTTGCGCACGTACACCATGGTCCCGCCCAGGCACCAGGTGATGAACGTGGCCATCTGCGCGGCCCCGTGCATGAGGGGCGGCACGGCCATCATCGTCATGGGGCCGGACTGCTCCGCCGCCTCCACGACCTCCTGCGGCGTGGCGCGCGGCTCGCCGCCCGGGTTGCCGCCGCCGAAGCCGAAGAACAGGTCCTCCACCCGCCACATCGCGCCCTTGGGCATGCCGGTGGTGCCGCCGGTGTAGATGATGTACACGTCCTGGCCGGAGCGCGGCGGGAAGCCCCGTTCCGGCTTGCCGCGCTCCAGCGCGGTCCCGTACGGCACGGCGGAGCCGATCGACGGGGGCCCGCCCACCGCGACCAGGTGCTCCAGCAGCGGCGCGTCGGCGACCACGGCGGCCACGCGCGGCTCGAACTCGACGTCGTAGACCAGCGCCCGCAGGTCGGCGTCGCGGTAGAGGTAGAGCAGCTCGGACTCGACGTAGCGGTAGTTGACGTTGATCGGCACGGCCCGGATCTTCAGCGCGGCCATCATCCCGGCGAGGTACGGCACGCCGTTGTAGAGCTGCAGCCCGACGTGCTCGCCGGCGCGCACGCCGAGGCCGGTGAGGTAGTGGGCGAGCCGGTTGGCCTCGGCGTCCAGCTCGGCGTACGTGCGGCGGTCGTCGCCGCAGATCGCCGCGACCCGGTCGGGGATCGCGTCGGCCACGCCTTCGAACAGGTCCGCGTGGTTGAACTCCATCAGAGTTTCTCCCGTCCGACGATCCACATGGCGAAGAACTGGGCGCCGCCGCCGTAGGCGTGGCCGAGCGCGGTGCGGGCGCCGTCCACCTGGTGCTCGCCGGCCATGCCGCGCACCTGGAGCGCGGCCTCGGCGAACCTGATGAGGCCGGAGGCGCCGATCGGGTTGCTGGACAGCACGCCGCCGGAGGCGTTCCAGGGGGTGTCGCCGTCGAGGGCGGTCGCGCCGGACTCGGTCAGCTTCCAGCCCTCGCCCTCGGCGCAGAAGCCCAGGTTCTCCAGCCACATGGGCTCGTACCAGGAGAAGGGGACGTAGACCTCGGCCACGTCGATCTGCCGGCGCGGGTCGGTGATGCCGGCCTGCCGGTAGACGTCGGCGGCGCAGTCCTTGCCGGCCTGCGGGCTGACGGTGTCGCGGCCGGCGCGGAAGATCGGCTCGGAGCGCATGGCGGTGCCGTGCACCCAGGCGGGCGTGCCGGTGACGGCCGGCTCGGAGGCGAGCACCATCGCGCACGCGCCGTCGCTGGACGGGCAGGTCTCGAGGTAGCGGATCGGCTCCCAGAGCATCGGCGTGGACTCCACCATCTTCTGGTCGATGCCGGGGATCCTGAGGTGCGCGTACGGGTTCTTCAGCGCGTTCAGCCGGTCCTTGACGGCGACGAGGGTGCCGATGTGGCCGGGCGCGCCGGTCCTGCGCATGTACTCGCGGATGTGCGGCGCGAAGTAGCCGCCCGCCCCCACCACGAGCGAGGCGTTGAACGGCAGGTGCGTGGACAGCGCCCATGTCGCGTTGGACTCCGACTGCTTCTCGAACGCCACGACCAGCACCCGGTCGTGCACCCCGCCCTGCACGAGCGAGGCGCCGACCAGCGCGGTGGAGCCGCCGACGCTGCCCGCCGTGTGGACGCGCATCATCGGCTTGCCGGCCGCGCCGAGCGCGTCGGCCAGGTACGCCTCCGGCATCATCACGCCCTCGAACAGGTCGGGGGCCTTGCCGATGACGACGGCGTCGATGTCCTTGAACGTCAGCCCGGCGTCCTCCAGCGCCCGCACCGCCGCCTCGCGCACCAGCCCGGCGATCGAGACGTCCCGGCGGCGGGTGGTGTAGTGCGTCTGCCCGACGCCGATGACCGCACAGCGGTTGCCCATCTCAGCCCTCCAGGACGGTGACGAGGTTGTGCTGCAGGCAGGGGCCGCCGGCGGCGTGCGCGACGGTCCGGTGGTTGCGGCCGTCGAGGATGCGCTGGGCGGCCTCGCCGATGCGGATGAGGCCGGTGGCCATGACGGGGTTGGCGGCGAGCGGGCCGCCGGAGGGGTTGATCACGGTGTCGCCGGTCAGCTCCAGCGCCTCGCGCAGGATGATCTCCTCGTGCGCGAACTGGGCGTGCAGCTCGGCCACCTCGACGGGGCCCTTGCCGACCCCCGCGGCTCGTGCGGCATCGGCCGCGGAGGCCGACCGGGCGAGGTCTCGCATACCCAGGTAGTGGGGTTCTATGCGGTGCGCGAGGCCGCTGATCCAGGCGGGGCTGGAGGTGAGGCGGGTGGCGAGGTCGCCGGCGGCCAGCACGACCGCGGCGGCGCCGTCGGTGACGGGCGGCGCGACCAGGCCGTCGTCGCCTTCGGGGTCGGGCAGGTCCAGCGCGTACGGGTTCGCCCGCCCGTCGGCCCGGCTGCGGCGGACGATCTCGGCCAGCTCCTCGCGCTCCGCGCCGAGCGCGGACGCCTGCAGGCCCGCGTAGGAGAGCTGGTCGAGGCCGAGCGGGGCCAGGTAGTACGGGTCGAGCTGGAGCGTCATGATGGTGCGCAGGTCGCCGAGGGACGACTTGCCGAACCCGTACACCAGGGCCGAGTCCAGGTCGCCGTGCTGGAGGCGCACCCATGCCTCGTACAGGGCCCAGGCGGCGTCCATCTCGACGTGGCTCTCGGAGATCGGCGGCCAAGCGCCGAGGGCGTCCAGCGCCGAGACAAACGAGAACGGCGCGCCGGCCAGGTAGTCGCAGCTCCCTGAGCAGGTGAAGCCGAAGCGGCGGAGCCCGGTGCGCTCCTTGACCTCGTTGATGACGGGCAGGATCAGCTCGGGCTCGCTGAGCCCGGTGTCGTGGCCGGTGTGCCGCGTCTGCGCGAACGCGACGATCGCTACCTCTCTCATGACAGCTCCACGTCGGGCTCGCCGGTGGGGGCGAACCAGCGGATGTTCGCCATGGACGCCGTGCGCTCGCTCTCGGGCACCCACACGGCCTTGACGCGCATGCCCTGCCGCACCTCGTGCGCGGGCACGTCCGCGACCAGCGCGATCATCGGGATGTCGGCCCCGTCGAGCAGGATGTACGCCGACACGAAGGGCACTTCGGGGGCGCGCGGGTCGGGCAGGTTGTTGATGGCGAACGTGGTGATCGTCCCGGTGTCGGGAAGTTCGCGGGTGTCCGCGATGATTCCTCCGCACTCGGGGCAGGACGCCCGGTACGGCACGTACACCTTCGCGCAGCGCTCGCAGCGCCCGCCGAGCAGCACGCCGCGCGCCACGCCCTCCAGGAAGACCCGCAGCGAGCCGCCGGCCTGGAGCCGGTACTCCGCGCGCACCGGCGAGACGATCTTGGTGACCTCGGGGGCGAAGTGCTCGATGTCGGTGATGTGGCCGGTGGGCCGGTCGCGCCAGACCGGCCACACCCGCATGCCGGTCTCCATCGCCTTGACGTTCTCGGCGGCCACCGCGTGCACCAGGGCCGTGTCCGCGCCGTCCAGCTCGATCAGCGCCCAGGCGAAGGGGCCGTCCAGCGGGTGGGCCGCCAGCGGCTCGGCCACCCACGTCCAGGCGGTGACCGTGCCGGCCGGGCCGACCTCGACGTACTCGCCGGTGACGGGCTCGCCGGTGGCGGGGTCGTACTCCAGGGGCGGCACCAGCACGCGCCCCTCGGCGGTGCGCACGCCCACCAGGCGGCGGGCTCGCAGCTCGCTGAGGAAGCGGCCGACCACCGGCCCGGTCGTACGGGTATAGCCGCCGGGGAACTCCAGGACGTGCTGAGCGACCAGCGGATCAGATGGCACGGTCTCGTCCCTCCCAGTACGGGTCGCGGAGCTTGCGTTTGAGCAGCTTGCCGTTCGGCTCGCGGGGCATCTCGGCGATGAAGTCGACGGTCCTCGGCCACTTCATCCTGGCCAGCCTGCCCTCCAGGGAGGCCAGCAGCTCGGCGGCCAGCTCGGGGCCCGGCTCGCAGCCGGGGGCGGGCTCGACGACGGCCTTGATCTGCTCGCCCCACTCCTCGTCCGGGATGCCGAACACGGCCACGTCCGCCACCTTCGGGTGGATCATCAGCTCGTTCTCGATCTCGGCGGGGTAGATGTTCGCGCCGCCCGAGATGATCATGTCGGCCTTGCGGTCGCAGAGGTAGAGGAAGCCGTCCTCGTCGAGGTAGCCGACGTCGCCGACGGTGAAGAAGTCCTTGAGGCGGTTGGCGGCGGTCTTCTCCGGGTCGCCCTTGTACTCGAACGAGGCGCCCAGCATCTTCATGTAGATGGTGCCGGGAGTGCGGGTCGGCACCGGCTCGCCGTGCTCGTCCACGATCAGCAGCTCGCTGATCGGCCAGGCGTTGCCGACCGTGCCGGGGTGCGCCTTCCACGCCTCGGGCGTGGCGAGGGTGCCGCCGCCCTCGGTGGCCGCGTAGTACTCGTACACGCAGTCGCCCCACCACTCCAACATCGCCCATTTCACCGGGACGGGACAGGGGGCGGCGGCGTGGATCATCCACTTCAGCGAGGACAGGTCGTACTTGTTCCGCGTCTCCTCCGGCAGCGCGAGCAGCCGCTTGAAGTGCGTCGGGACCATGTGCGAGCTGGTGACGCCGTGCCGCTCGCACAGGCGCAGCAGCTCCTCGGCGTCGAAGCGGTCCATGTAGACGAGCGTGTGGCCCATGTGCAGGGCGGTGCCGCCGAACTGGGTGACGGCGGTGTGGTAGCTCGGCGAGGTGACCAGGTGCGCGTTGGGGCGGCCCGGGGTGACGCCGAACAGGCCCAGCAGGAACGTCATCAGCTCGGCCGCGTCGTCCGGGTCGAGGCCGCTGAGCGGGCGGCGCACGCCCTTGGGCTTGCCGGTGGTGCCGGAGGTGTAGTGCATGGTCAGGCCGGCGGTGCGGCCGGGGGGCGCGGTGTCCGGGCGGCCGTCGGTCAGCTCCCGCACCGGCCGGAACCCGTCGGCGCTCTCCCCCAGCACGAAACGGCGCTCGGGGGCGATGGCCTCGGCCGCCCTGCCGCCCTCCGCCAGGAAACGCGGGTGGACGAAGAACGCCTTGGCCTCGCTGTCGGAGACGATGTAGGCGATCTCGGGCCCGGTGAGGTGCCAGTTGACCGGCGTGTAGTACCAACCGGCCTGAAGCGCGGCCAGGTAGAGCACCAGGCCGTCCGCCCCGTTCGGGGCCAGGCCGCAGACGCCGTCGCCCGGCTGGAGCCCTAGCTCGTCGCGCAGTCCGTGGACGAGCCGGTTCGCCCGGGCCAGGAGGTCGCCGGCCCGGTGCTCCGTACCGTCGGGGTCCACGGCCGCGATCCACCCGGGATCGGCCTGAGCGAGCCTCCAGAAACCGAGCGTGCCCATATGCGCTCCTCACGGCCTACGAAAAAACAGGAACCTGTTCTCGTTTGCTGTCCGGAGCGTATCCTTGGGCGCACTGCGTAGCAAGCGCTTGATTCGACCTGATGGAGGCACCCGTGGAGCTCCTGCCGATCAGCACCCCCCACTGCCGGATCGAACGCGACGGCCACGTCCTCATCGTCACCATGAACCGGCCCGAGGCCCGCAACGCGCTCTCCTCCGACATGCTGATCGGCCTCGCCTCGGCCTGGGCGTACGCGTCGGCGGAGCCCGGCGTCCGGGTCGCGATCCTGACCGGCGCCGAGGGCACGTTCTGCGCCGGCGCCGACCTCAAGGCCATGGGGCAGCCCTCCACCGACCCCGACGTCCAGGCCAGGGCCGCCACGATCCCGAATTTCCACTGGAAGGGCCTGCTCCGCGAGGACCTGCCCACCAAGCCGATCATCTGCGCCGTCGAGGGCCACGCGGTCGCCGGCGGCACCGAGCTGCTGGTCGGCACCG
The Actinomadura luzonensis genome window above contains:
- a CDS encoding acyl-CoA synthetase encodes the protein MEFNHADLFEGVADAIPDRVAAICGDDRRTYAELDAEANRLAHYLTGLGVRAGEHVGLQLYNGVPYLAGMMAALKIRAVPINVNYRYVESELLYLYRDADLRALVYDVEFEPRVAAVVADAPLLEHLVAVGGPPSIGSAVPYGTALERGKPERGFPPRSGQDVYIIYTGGTTGMPKGAMWRVEDLFFGFGGGNPGGEPRATPQEVVEAAEQSGPMTMMAVPPLMHGAAQMATFITWCLGGTMVYVRKFDPDEVWRTVERERVFTMNITGDAMARPLAEAFAAGSYDVSSLFIVSSTGAILSGAVRDRLQELLPNIMILDNFGSTESGFTASGVAGSSPEKGLRYQPNSVVRLAVLDEAGRPVEPGSGQLGTVARSGRVAFGYYNDPDKTARTFVTDEQGTRWLLTGDLATVDPDGTVNVFGRGSQCINTGGEKVFPEEVEAVLKGHPGVFDAVVTGVPDERWGNRVAAVVEPRPGVELTAAELDAHCRAALSGYKVPRSYAFVAEMVRSPAGKADYRWARETVQAQEP
- a CDS encoding thiolase domain-containing protein, producing the protein MGNRCAVIGVGQTHYTTRRRDVSIAGLVREAAVRALEDAGLTFKDIDAVVIGKAPDLFEGVMMPEAYLADALGAAGKPMMRVHTAGSVGGSTALVGASLVQGGVHDRVLVVAFEKQSESNATWALSTHLPFNASLVVGAGGYFAPHIREYMRRTGAPGHIGTLVAVKDRLNALKNPYAHLRIPGIDQKMVESTPMLWEPIRYLETCPSSDGACAMVLASEPAVTGTPAWVHGTAMRSEPIFRAGRDTVSPQAGKDCAADVYRQAGITDPRRQIDVAEVYVPFSWYEPMWLENLGFCAEGEGWKLTESGATALDGDTPWNASGGVLSSNPIGASGLIRFAEAALQVRGMAGEHQVDGARTALGHAYGGGAQFFAMWIVGREKL
- a CDS encoding lipid-transfer protein encodes the protein MREVAIVAFAQTRHTGHDTGLSEPELILPVINEVKERTGLRRFGFTCSGSCDYLAGAPFSFVSALDALGAWPPISESHVEMDAAWALYEAWVRLQHGDLDSALVYGFGKSSLGDLRTIMTLQLDPYYLAPLGLDQLSYAGLQASALGAEREELAEIVRRSRADGRANPYALDLPDPEGDDGLVAPPVTDGAAAVVLAAGDLATRLTSSPAWISGLAHRIEPHYLGMRDLARSASAADAARAAGVGKGPVEVAELHAQFAHEEIILREALELTGDTVINPSGGPLAANPVMATGLIRIGEAAQRILDGRNHRTVAHAAGGPCLQHNLVTVLEG
- a CDS encoding Zn-ribbon domain-containing OB-fold protein, yielding MPSDPLVAQHVLEFPGGYTRTTGPVVGRFLSELRARRLVGVRTAEGRVLVPPLEYDPATGEPVTGEYVEVGPAGTVTAWTWVAEPLAAHPLDGPFAWALIELDGADTALVHAVAAENVKAMETGMRVWPVWRDRPTGHITDIEHFAPEVTKIVSPVRAEYRLQAGGSLRVFLEGVARGVLLGGRCERCAKVYVPYRASCPECGGIIADTRELPDTGTITTFAINNLPDPRAPEVPFVSAYILLDGADIPMIALVADVPAHEVRQGMRVKAVWVPESERTASMANIRWFAPTGEPDVELS